One genomic window of Ottowia oryzae includes the following:
- a CDS encoding (2Fe-2S)-binding protein, with translation MNNDLSVTPGLPTDVELDVAFELNGQPVQLRCPPDTRLLTLLRERWHLTGAKRGCEVGRCGACMVWLNGEPANACLLMAWQLHGQRVRTIESVAAASESAPVREALARCGGVQCGYCTAGMVMNMTWLHQLHPPPSADEAIEMMSGNLCRCTGYAGIQRAVRALFPADGEKSLEPNSVNPVP, from the coding sequence ATGAACAACGACCTGTCAGTTACCCCCGGGCTGCCCACAGACGTTGAGCTGGACGTCGCGTTTGAGCTGAACGGGCAGCCCGTTCAGCTGCGCTGCCCACCCGACACACGCTTGCTGACCCTGCTGCGCGAGCGCTGGCACCTGACCGGCGCCAAGCGCGGTTGCGAGGTGGGGCGCTGCGGCGCCTGCATGGTTTGGCTGAACGGCGAACCCGCCAACGCCTGCCTGCTGATGGCCTGGCAGCTGCACGGCCAGCGCGTGCGCACCATCGAATCGGTGGCCGCTGCCAGCGAAAGTGCGCCCGTGCGCGAAGCGCTGGCGCGCTGCGGCGGTGTGCAGTGCGGATACTGCACGGCGGGCATGGTGATGAACATGACCTGGCTGCACCAGCTGCACCCCCCGCCCAGCGCCGACGAAGCCATTGAAATGATGAGCGGCAACCTGTGCCGCTGCACCGGCTACGCGGGCATCCAGCGCGCGGTGCGAGCGCTGTTTCCGGCCGACGGCGAGAAGTCGCTTGAGCCCAACAGCGTGAACCCCGTCCCGTGA
- a CDS encoding DIP1984 family protein has translation MKLAEALLIRADQKKKILSLRERIAQNALAQEGDSPREDIAKLIAECFAVIAEQQALVLKIDAANVAAKLPDGRPLAEVLAARDVLMQQHAILKSAVDATHKEPDRYSAREIKWVPQIDVAATQKQMEDLSKKIRQLNVQIQETNWRVEI, from the coding sequence ATGAAACTCGCCGAAGCCCTGCTGATCCGCGCCGATCAGAAAAAGAAAATCCTCTCGCTGCGCGAGCGCATTGCGCAGAACGCGCTGGCGCAGGAGGGCGATTCGCCGCGCGAGGACATCGCCAAGCTGATTGCCGAATGCTTTGCCGTGATTGCCGAGCAGCAAGCGCTGGTCCTGAAAATCGACGCGGCGAATGTGGCGGCCAAGTTGCCCGATGGGCGGCCGTTGGCCGAGGTGCTGGCGGCGCGCGATGTGTTGATGCAGCAGCATGCCATTTTGAAAAGCGCGGTAGACGCCACGCACAAAGAGCCTGACCGTTACAGCGCGCGTGAAATCAAATGGGTGCCGCAGATCGACGTGGCGGCCACACAAAAGCAGATGGAAGACCTGAGCAAGAAAATCCGTCAGCTGAATGTGCAGATTCAAGAGACGAATTGGCGCGTGGAGATTTGA
- a CDS encoding putative toxin-antitoxin system toxin component, PIN family — translation MLDTNVVLSALLFGAGRLSPLRDHWQTGQMVPLVSKATAQELLRVLAYPKFRLSAAERDELLADYLPYAETVAVPDAWTDLPLCRDPKDQMFLLLARAASADVLVTGDDDLLQMAGTAALPFDICTPAALLERLVAGDN, via the coding sequence GTGCTGGACACCAACGTGGTGCTTTCGGCGCTGCTTTTCGGCGCTGGCCGACTGAGTCCGTTGCGCGATCACTGGCAGACCGGGCAGATGGTGCCGCTGGTGAGCAAGGCCACGGCGCAGGAACTGCTGCGCGTGCTGGCCTATCCCAAATTTCGCCTGAGCGCGGCTGAGCGCGATGAGTTGCTGGCGGACTATCTGCCCTATGCCGAGACGGTGGCCGTGCCCGACGCATGGACGGATTTGCCCCTGTGCCGCGACCCGAAAGACCAGATGTTCCTGCTGCTCGCGCGTGCCGCAAGTGCGGACGTGCTTGTGACGGGCGATGACGATCTTCTTCAAATGGCGGGCACCGCTGCGTTGCCATTCGACATCTGCACGCCGGCCGCGTTGCTGGAGCGACTGGTGGCAGGCGACAATTGA
- a CDS encoding AbrB/MazE/SpoVT family DNA-binding domain-containing protein produces MLAKMTSKNQITLPKAVVAQLPPSEYFEVEAVDGRLMLTPVRLQKADAVRAKLAALGIGEDDVRDAVAWARQGA; encoded by the coding sequence ATGCTCGCCAAGATGACCTCCAAGAACCAGATCACCCTACCTAAAGCCGTGGTCGCCCAACTGCCGCCTTCGGAATACTTCGAAGTGGAAGCGGTGGACGGACGCTTGATGCTGACACCGGTGCGCCTGCAGAAGGCCGACGCGGTGCGCGCCAAGCTGGCGGCGCTGGGCATTGGCGAAGACGATGTGCGCGACGCCGTGGCGTGGGCGCGCCAAGGTGCCTGA
- a CDS encoding ParA family protein, whose translation MGVIRSYALWNNKGGVGKSTITFHLASRFAEKNKNINVAVIDLCPQANSSMMLLGGGTKGEQAVLDLCTAATPKTVVGYLSVVIAGGAGAQLPKPSNFMVKVHDHNSEMPDNLFLLSGDGNLEPMAPAISAAAAAPALTPSSQPWKWVHEIFLKFIENIGASSSEKDWMVFIDTNPSFSIYTELAVSAAERLITPVNADDSSRVAANAMFILLHGQIPPHPIYGSWTYAAQAQKYKLRVPEIHVIVGNRLTQYEGAATAFEALSDATADTLFAAYQTHPSYFTPRTSKAKDVKSFRTNYSVPLRDFNTAGVVSAHLGKPLSKMHQQYYPVHGVNVKVNADKVKDCSDAVDSLIKFIN comes from the coding sequence ATGGGTGTCATTAGAAGCTACGCTCTGTGGAATAACAAAGGAGGTGTAGGGAAAAGCACTATTACTTTTCACCTTGCCTCCCGTTTCGCGGAGAAGAATAAGAATATTAATGTCGCGGTGATTGACCTATGTCCGCAGGCCAATTCCAGCATGATGCTCCTCGGAGGCGGTACTAAGGGTGAGCAAGCTGTGCTCGATCTGTGTACTGCGGCCACGCCTAAGACAGTCGTCGGATATTTGAGTGTGGTGATTGCTGGTGGCGCGGGCGCCCAATTGCCAAAGCCATCTAATTTCATGGTTAAAGTTCATGACCATAATTCTGAGATGCCGGATAATTTATTTCTTCTCTCTGGGGATGGAAATTTGGAGCCAATGGCTCCGGCAATATCAGCCGCTGCTGCGGCGCCCGCTTTGACACCGAGTTCGCAGCCTTGGAAATGGGTTCATGAGATATTTTTGAAATTTATTGAAAACATTGGTGCGAGTTCTAGTGAAAAGGATTGGATGGTTTTCATAGATACTAACCCGAGTTTTTCGATATATACTGAATTAGCGGTCTCGGCTGCTGAACGACTTATTACGCCCGTGAATGCCGACGACTCGTCTCGGGTTGCCGCAAATGCAATGTTCATTTTGCTTCATGGCCAAATACCACCACATCCGATATACGGATCGTGGACATATGCTGCGCAAGCGCAAAAGTATAAGCTACGCGTTCCGGAAATTCATGTGATAGTCGGTAATAGATTGACACAGTACGAAGGCGCAGCCACGGCATTTGAGGCATTGTCGGATGCAACTGCAGACACTTTGTTCGCGGCCTACCAAACCCATCCTAGTTACTTTACCCCGCGAACATCAAAGGCTAAGGACGTAAAATCTTTTCGCACTAATTACTCCGTTCCCTTGCGTGATTTTAATACTGCCGGCGTGGTATCCGCTCACCTAGGAAAGCCTTTATCGAAAATGCATCAGCAATACTATCCTGTTCATGGTGTGAACGTAAAAGTAAATGCTGATAAAGTTAAAGATTGTTCGGATGCCGTCGATAGCTTAATTAAATTCATTAACTAA
- the guaB gene encoding IMP dehydrogenase, whose protein sequence is MRLLGNALTFDDVLLVPAFSQVLPKDVDLSTQFTRQIRLNLPLVSAAMDTVTEARLAIAMAQEGGIGIVHKNLTAQEQAAQVAKVKRYESGVLRDPVVITPEHTVLQVKQLSDELDISGFPVIDQGRVVGIVTGRDMRFESRYDLPVREIMTPRDRLITVPEGTGLIEAKRLLNKHKLERLLILDDHDRLKGLITVKDITKQTTFPNAARDDSGRLRVGAAVGVGAGTEERVEALVKAGVDAIVVDTAHGHSQGVIERVRWVKQNYPQVQVIGGNIATGAAARALADAGADGVKVGIGPGSICTTRIVAGVGVPQITAIDNVATALQGSGVPLIADGGVRYSGDIAKAIAAGASTVMMGGMFAGTEEAPGEIVLYQGRSYKSYRGMGSIGAMQQGSADRYFQESTTGNPNADKLVPEGIEGRVPYKGSVVSILFQQAGGLRASMGYCGCATIEDMRSTAEFVQITAAGIRESHVHDVQITKEAPNYRAD, encoded by the coding sequence ATGCGCCTACTCGGCAATGCGCTGACGTTTGACGACGTACTGCTCGTCCCCGCGTTCTCCCAGGTCCTGCCCAAGGACGTTGACCTCTCCACCCAGTTCACCCGCCAGATTCGGCTGAATCTGCCCCTCGTCTCGGCCGCCATGGATACCGTGACCGAGGCGCGCCTGGCCATCGCCATGGCGCAAGAGGGTGGCATCGGTATCGTGCACAAGAACCTCACCGCGCAAGAGCAGGCCGCGCAGGTGGCCAAGGTCAAGCGCTATGAAAGCGGCGTGCTGCGCGACCCGGTGGTCATCACCCCCGAGCACACCGTGCTGCAGGTGAAACAGCTGTCGGACGAGCTGGACATCAGCGGCTTTCCGGTGATTGACCAAGGCCGTGTCGTCGGCATCGTCACCGGGCGCGACATGCGCTTTGAAAGCCGCTACGACCTGCCCGTGCGCGAGATCATGACCCCGCGCGATCGCCTGATCACCGTGCCCGAAGGCACCGGCCTGATCGAAGCCAAGCGCCTGCTGAACAAGCACAAGCTCGAGCGCCTGCTGATCCTGGACGACCACGACCGCCTGAAGGGCTTGATCACCGTCAAGGACATCACCAAGCAGACCACCTTCCCCAACGCTGCGCGCGACGATTCCGGCCGCCTGCGCGTGGGCGCCGCCGTGGGTGTGGGCGCGGGCACTGAAGAGCGCGTAGAGGCGCTGGTCAAGGCAGGTGTAGACGCCATCGTGGTCGACACCGCCCACGGCCACAGCCAGGGCGTGATCGAGCGCGTGCGCTGGGTCAAGCAAAACTACCCGCAGGTGCAGGTGATCGGCGGCAACATCGCCACCGGCGCCGCCGCGCGTGCGTTGGCCGACGCGGGCGCCGACGGCGTCAAAGTGGGCATCGGCCCCGGCAGCATCTGCACCACCCGCATCGTGGCGGGCGTGGGCGTGCCGCAGATCACCGCCATCGACAACGTGGCCACCGCGCTGCAAGGCAGCGGCGTGCCCCTGATCGCCGACGGCGGCGTGCGCTACAGCGGCGACATCGCCAAGGCCATCGCCGCGGGTGCCAGCACCGTCATGATGGGCGGCATGTTCGCCGGCACCGAAGAAGCGCCCGGCGAAATCGTGCTGTACCAGGGCCGCAGCTACAAAAGCTACCGCGGCATGGGCAGCATTGGCGCCATGCAGCAGGGCAGCGCCGACCGCTACTTCCAGGAAAGCACCACCGGCAACCCCAACGCCGACAAACTGGTGCCCGAAGGCATTGAAGGCCGCGTCCCGTACAAGGGCAGCGTGGTCAGCATTTTGTTTCAGCAGGCCGGTGGGTTGCGCGCTTCGATGGGGTATTGCGGCTGCGCGACGATTGAGGATATGCGATCAACGGCGGAGTTTGTGCAGATTACGGCAGCGGGGATTCGTGAATCGCACGTGCATGATGTGCAGATCACGAAAGAGGCACCGAATTATCGGGCGGATTAA
- a CDS encoding DUF4124 domain-containing protein, with the protein MKSARALFFALAMATSLTAAAQYQWIDKNGSRVYSDVAPPADIPAKNILKQPRGSSLSAPVTEAPAQAAPATAAASAATPASGPATAGVDKALEEKKKQAEAAEAAKKKAEEQKLAQARAENCKRAREGKATLDSGVRMARTNEKGEREVLDDTQRAAELKRINGIIQSDCK; encoded by the coding sequence ATGAAATCCGCTCGTGCCCTGTTTTTCGCGCTTGCCATGGCAACCAGCCTGACGGCAGCCGCCCAGTACCAATGGATCGACAAGAACGGTAGCCGCGTCTACAGCGACGTAGCGCCGCCCGCCGACATCCCCGCCAAGAACATCCTCAAGCAGCCGCGTGGCTCCAGCCTCAGCGCGCCAGTGACCGAGGCGCCCGCCCAGGCAGCGCCCGCCACTGCGGCCGCCAGCGCCGCCACGCCCGCCAGCGGCCCGGCCACCGCCGGGGTGGACAAGGCGCTGGAAGAGAAGAAAAAGCAGGCCGAGGCCGCTGAAGCCGCCAAGAAAAAAGCTGAAGAGCAAAAGCTGGCCCAGGCCCGCGCTGAAAACTGCAAGCGCGCACGCGAAGGCAAGGCCACCCTGGATTCGGGCGTGCGCATGGCGCGCACCAACGAGAAGGGCGAGCGCGAAGTGCTGGACGATACCCAACGCGCCGCCGAGCTGAAGCGCATCAACGGCATCATCCAGTCCGACTGCAAGTAA
- a CDS encoding flavin-containing monooxygenase, translated as MTEALATPAPSAASTGEPDPARAGVQALLDQLNQALAARDAQAAAALFATESYWRDLVLFTWNIKTLEGPAAVEDMLNAQFAAIESAVFGIDPNEQVDAADGVTSAWITIDTAHARGDGHVRIKDGRIWTLLTAAQELKGHEEPMNARRPMGAEHGIQRGRKTWLERRQDEATRLGTEEQPFVLVIGGGQGGIALGARLRQLGVSHIVIDRYARPGDQWRSRYKSLCLHDPVWYDHLPYLPFPPNWPVFAPKDKIGDWLEMYTKVMEVNYWPSTNCVNARYDAAKQEWEVTVERDGQRQVIRPKHLVFATGMSGKANVPQIKGQDIFKGEQQHSSQHSGPDAYAGKKVVVIGANNSAHDICAALWEHGADVTMVQRSSTHIVRSDSLMDIGLGDLYSERAVASGVTTKKADLIFASLPYRIMADFQVPLYDRIRERDAEFYQKLEDAGFMLDFGDDDSGLFMKYLRRASGYYIDVGACDLVIDGSIKLQAGKNKGISHLTADSVVLTDGTELPADLVVYATGYGSMNGWVADLISQDVADKVGKVWGLGSDTTKDPGPWEGEQRNMWKPTQQENLWFHGGNLHQSRHYSLYLALQLKARQEQVPMQVYGLQQVHHQR; from the coding sequence ATGACCGAAGCCCTTGCCACCCCGGCGCCTTCCGCTGCATCCACGGGCGAGCCTGACCCGGCCCGCGCCGGCGTGCAGGCACTCCTCGACCAGCTCAACCAGGCGCTGGCAGCGCGCGATGCCCAAGCCGCGGCGGCGCTGTTCGCCACCGAGTCGTATTGGCGCGACCTGGTGCTGTTCACCTGGAACATCAAAACCCTGGAAGGCCCTGCCGCGGTAGAGGACATGCTGAACGCCCAGTTCGCCGCCATCGAATCGGCGGTGTTCGGCATCGACCCCAACGAGCAGGTGGACGCCGCCGACGGCGTGACATCGGCCTGGATCACCATCGACACGGCGCACGCGCGCGGCGACGGCCACGTGCGCATCAAAGATGGGCGCATCTGGACGCTGCTGACGGCGGCCCAGGAACTCAAGGGCCATGAAGAGCCGATGAACGCGCGCCGCCCGATGGGAGCCGAGCACGGCATCCAGCGCGGCCGCAAGACCTGGCTGGAGCGCCGGCAGGACGAGGCCACCCGCCTGGGCACCGAAGAGCAGCCCTTCGTGCTGGTGATCGGCGGCGGGCAGGGCGGTATCGCGCTGGGCGCGCGGCTGCGGCAGCTGGGCGTGTCGCACATCGTGATTGACCGCTACGCCCGCCCTGGCGACCAATGGCGCAGCCGCTACAAATCGCTGTGCCTGCACGACCCGGTGTGGTACGACCACCTGCCTTACCTGCCTTTTCCGCCCAACTGGCCTGTTTTCGCGCCCAAGGACAAGATCGGCGACTGGCTGGAGATGTACACCAAGGTGATGGAGGTGAACTACTGGCCGTCCACCAACTGCGTGAACGCGCGCTACGACGCGGCCAAGCAGGAATGGGAAGTGACGGTAGAGCGCGACGGCCAGCGGCAGGTCATCCGCCCCAAGCACCTGGTGTTTGCCACCGGCATGTCGGGCAAGGCGAACGTGCCGCAGATCAAGGGGCAGGACATCTTCAAGGGCGAGCAGCAGCACTCGTCCCAGCACAGCGGGCCGGACGCCTACGCCGGCAAGAAGGTGGTGGTGATCGGCGCCAACAACTCGGCCCACGACATCTGCGCCGCCTTGTGGGAGCACGGCGCCGACGTGACCATGGTGCAGCGCTCGTCCACGCACATCGTGCGATCGGATTCGCTGATGGACATCGGCCTGGGTGATCTGTATTCCGAGCGGGCCGTGGCCAGCGGCGTGACCACCAAGAAGGCCGATTTGATCTTCGCCTCGCTACCCTACCGCATCATGGCGGACTTCCAGGTGCCGCTGTACGACCGCATCCGCGAGCGCGACGCCGAGTTCTACCAAAAGCTGGAAGACGCGGGCTTCATGCTGGATTTTGGCGACGACGACTCCGGCCTGTTCATGAAGTACCTGCGCCGCGCATCGGGCTACTACATCGACGTGGGCGCGTGCGACTTGGTGATCGACGGCAGCATCAAGCTGCAAGCGGGCAAGAACAAGGGCATCAGCCACCTGACCGCCGACAGCGTGGTGCTGACCGACGGCACCGAGCTGCCCGCCGATCTGGTGGTGTACGCCACCGGCTACGGGTCGATGAACGGCTGGGTGGCCGATCTCATCAGCCAGGACGTGGCCGACAAAGTGGGCAAGGTGTGGGGCCTGGGCTCTGACACCACCAAGGACCCCGGCCCATGGGAAGGCGAGCAGCGCAACATGTGGAAGCCCACGCAGCAAGAGAATCTGTGGTTTCACGGCGGCAACCTGCACCAGTCGCGCCACTACTCGCTGTACCTGGCGCTGCAACTGAAAGCGCGGCAGGAGCAGGTGCCCATGCAGGTCTACGGGCTGCAGCAGGTGCACCACCAGCGCTGA
- a CDS encoding sigma-54-dependent Fis family transcriptional regulator, with translation MPLQSYASHTQEIEAFGLGYPTGRGERDQAVLGSWRRCIDHHRLDPAQTCEAYIVPESQLRIHQDESESLIRIARSGLERLYQQLKGLDYVLLLADRHGVAVDFLGHQAQAADLRHAGLYLGAEWREDRAGTSAVGACLATGEALVVHQSDHFDFTHTQLSCTAAPIYDLRGELAAVLDLSLLKSPAERASQNLALNLVVAAARRVELANLMAQSRNDWVLRFSQSPDFLDVDPDAAISIDARGRIRATTHAGARALVAAAGLEWRKRPSLIGQPLEHFFDFDLAHLPQLRRNRPAQERIVRARDGNILFAHAMEPQRAPARSLTISAPQPLPPALGTLTAGDPAMNALLHKAARLAPQSLPVLVQGETGAGKEFLARALHAASGREGAFIAINCAAIPEALLESELFGYLPGSWTGGASKGRQGLIEAAHGGTLFLDEIGDMPVGLQAKLLRVLSESQVTPVGAHGPRHVDLRVVSASHRALATLVEAGQFRQDLLYRLNAAELHLPPLRQRQDLAAMLDRLLADLGGYHLDEPARAALLAHRWPGNLRELSNVLRYAVALCHEPDAADPGGAQVIALSHLPDALQSASAGDAQDTPATPPLSAPHAAARTESADPEALAQLLAQCQGNVSEVARLLGVNRSTVHRRIQRMLGQRQVHWGDGG, from the coding sequence ATGCCCCTTCAGTCCTACGCATCGCACACCCAGGAGATCGAAGCCTTTGGCCTGGGCTACCCCACGGGCCGGGGCGAGCGCGATCAGGCCGTGCTGGGCAGCTGGCGCCGCTGCATCGACCACCATCGGCTGGACCCAGCACAGACGTGCGAGGCCTACATCGTCCCCGAAAGCCAGCTGCGGATTCACCAGGACGAATCCGAATCGCTGATCCGCATTGCGCGCAGCGGGCTGGAGCGGCTGTACCAACAGCTCAAGGGGCTGGACTACGTGCTCTTGCTGGCAGACCGGCACGGCGTGGCGGTGGATTTTCTGGGCCACCAGGCGCAAGCGGCCGACCTGCGGCATGCCGGGCTGTACCTGGGCGCAGAGTGGCGCGAAGACCGGGCGGGCACGTCGGCGGTGGGCGCTTGCCTGGCCACGGGCGAGGCGCTGGTCGTGCACCAGAGCGACCATTTCGACTTCACCCACACGCAGCTGTCATGCACGGCGGCGCCCATCTACGACCTGCGCGGCGAGCTGGCGGCGGTGCTGGACTTGTCCCTGCTCAAGTCGCCTGCTGAGCGCGCCAGCCAGAACCTGGCGCTGAACCTGGTGGTGGCCGCCGCGCGCCGCGTAGAGTTGGCCAACCTGATGGCCCAGTCGCGCAACGACTGGGTGCTGCGCTTTTCGCAATCGCCCGACTTTCTGGACGTGGACCCGGACGCGGCCATCAGCATCGACGCGCGTGGCCGCATCCGCGCCACCACCCACGCCGGCGCCCGCGCGCTGGTGGCCGCCGCCGGGCTGGAATGGCGCAAGCGCCCCTCGTTGATCGGCCAGCCGCTGGAGCACTTCTTCGACTTCGACCTGGCGCATTTGCCCCAGCTGCGACGCAACCGCCCCGCGCAAGAGCGCATCGTGCGGGCGCGCGACGGCAACATCCTCTTCGCCCACGCGATGGAACCGCAGCGCGCCCCCGCGCGCAGCCTGACGATCTCTGCGCCGCAGCCCCTGCCCCCAGCCCTGGGCACGCTGACGGCCGGTGACCCAGCAATGAACGCGCTGCTGCACAAGGCCGCCCGCCTGGCGCCGCAGAGCCTGCCGGTGCTGGTGCAGGGCGAGACGGGCGCGGGCAAAGAGTTTCTGGCGCGCGCGCTGCACGCCGCCAGCGGCCGCGAAGGCGCCTTCATCGCCATCAACTGCGCCGCCATCCCCGAAGCGCTGCTGGAAAGCGAGCTGTTCGGCTACCTGCCAGGGTCGTGGACGGGCGGCGCCAGCAAGGGGCGACAGGGGCTGATTGAAGCGGCGCACGGCGGCACGCTGTTTCTGGACGAAATCGGCGACATGCCGGTGGGCCTGCAGGCCAAACTGCTGCGGGTGCTGTCTGAATCGCAGGTGACGCCCGTGGGCGCGCACGGGCCGCGCCACGTGGACTTGCGCGTGGTGTCGGCCTCGCACCGGGCGCTGGCCACGTTGGTGGAAGCCGGCCAGTTCCGCCAGGACTTGCTGTACCGCCTGAACGCGGCCGAGCTGCACCTGCCACCACTGCGCCAGCGCCAGGATCTGGCGGCCATGCTCGACCGTCTGCTGGCCGATCTGGGCGGCTACCACCTCGACGAGCCCGCACGCGCGGCCCTGCTGGCGCACCGCTGGCCCGGCAACCTGCGCGAGCTGAGCAACGTGCTGCGCTACGCGGTGGCGCTGTGCCACGAGCCCGATGCGGCGGACCCCGGCGGCGCGCAGGTCATCGCCTTGTCGCACCTGCCGGATGCGCTGCAATCGGCGTCCGCTGGCGATGCCCAGGACACGCCAGCAACGCCCCCCTTGAGCGCGCCCCACGCCGCCGCGCGAACCGAATCGGCCGACCCGGAAGCGCTGGCGCAGTTGCTGGCGCAGTGCCAGGGCAACGTTTCGGAAGTGGCACGCCTGCTGGGCGTGAACCGCTCCACCGTGCACCGGCGCATTCAGCGCATGCTGGGCCAGCGGCAAGTGCATTGGGGCGACGGGGGCTGA
- a CDS encoding RnfH family protein, translating to MSASPSPDDQPASAAQGASGAESSCAPAISAAPLNITVAYAPAPREVVEVALQLPPGATLAQAVQASGLAQRFADLDLSPGHVGIWGRKAAPDQPLRDADRVEVWRALRVDPKLARRERFRAQGAGQAGLFKQLRPGAKSGY from the coding sequence ATGAGCGCGAGCCCGTCGCCCGACGACCAGCCCGCCAGCGCGGCGCAGGGGGCGAGTGGCGCCGAGTCGTCTTGCGCACCCGCCATCAGCGCCGCACCGCTGAACATCACGGTGGCCTATGCGCCGGCACCGCGCGAGGTGGTTGAGGTGGCACTGCAGTTGCCGCCCGGCGCCACGTTGGCGCAAGCGGTGCAGGCCAGCGGCCTGGCCCAGCGCTTTGCTGATCTGGACTTGAGCCCGGGCCACGTCGGCATATGGGGCCGCAAGGCCGCGCCGGACCAGCCGCTGCGCGACGCCGATCGGGTGGAGGTTTGGCGCGCGCTGCGCGTTGACCCGAAACTGGCGCGGCGCGAGCGTTTTCGGGCTCAAGGCGCGGGGCAAGCGGGCTTGTTCAAGCAGCTTAGGCCGGGAGCCAAGTCCGGCTACTAG
- a CDS encoding type II toxin-antitoxin system RatA family toxin translates to MKSVHKSVLIWFSAQEMFDLVIDVARYPEFLPWCNSARVLSQDEHGMTAEVGIGFKGVTQTFTTRNDHVPGREVRLHLVSGPFSKLEGVWTFTPVGGEGERACRVDLKMDYGFSNALLATLVGPVFDKIATSMVDAFVQRAEQVYGASKA, encoded by the coding sequence ATGAAATCCGTCCACAAGTCCGTTCTGATCTGGTTCTCGGCGCAGGAGATGTTCGATCTGGTGATCGACGTTGCGCGCTATCCCGAGTTTCTTCCCTGGTGCAACAGCGCGCGGGTGCTGTCGCAGGACGAGCACGGCATGACCGCCGAGGTCGGTATCGGCTTCAAGGGCGTCACGCAGACTTTCACCACCCGCAACGATCATGTGCCCGGCCGCGAGGTGCGCCTGCACCTGGTCAGCGGGCCGTTTTCCAAGCTGGAAGGCGTCTGGACGTTCACGCCCGTGGGCGGCGAGGGCGAACGCGCCTGCCGCGTCGACCTGAAGATGGACTACGGCTTTTCCAACGCCTTGCTGGCGACCTTGGTCGGCCCGGTGTTCGACAAAATCGCCACCTCCATGGTCGATGCCTTCGTGCAGCGGGCCGAGCAGGTGTACGGCGCCTCCAAGGCATGA
- the smpB gene encoding SsrA-binding protein SmpB, with protein MATKKPKSPNPVIAENKKAGFNYFFEERYEAGMVLEGWEVKALRAGKAQLTDGYVVIRNGELFVIGVQINPLGTASTHVRPDSVRTKKLLLHAEEIQRLIGKVEQKGYTLVPINLHWKNGRVKCEIALAKGKDTHDKRSTIKEREGKREVERAMKERHR; from the coding sequence ATGGCCACCAAGAAACCCAAGTCGCCCAACCCGGTCATCGCCGAAAACAAGAAAGCCGGCTTCAACTACTTCTTTGAAGAGCGCTACGAGGCCGGCATGGTCCTGGAAGGCTGGGAAGTGAAGGCCCTGCGCGCGGGCAAGGCACAGCTGACCGACGGCTATGTGGTGATCCGCAACGGCGAACTGTTCGTGATCGGCGTGCAGATCAACCCCCTGGGCACGGCCAGCACGCATGTGCGACCCGATTCCGTGCGCACCAAGAAGCTGCTGCTGCACGCCGAGGAAATCCAGCGCCTGATCGGCAAGGTGGAGCAAAAGGGCTATACGCTGGTGCCGATCAACCTGCACTGGAAGAACGGCCGCGTGAAGTGCGAAATCGCCCTGGCCAAGGGCAAGGACACGCACGACAAGCGCAGCACCATCAAAGAACGCGAAGGCAAGCGCGAGGTAGAACGCGCGATGAAAGAGCGCCACCGCTGA
- a CDS encoding COG4315 family predicted lipoprotein, with protein MKALISATAIAAALLAGCSTQQPQTNADMAKAGAGAPSTPTVATDGTLIGPDGRTLYVYSRDARGSGKSACVDQCAANWPPLGVASTAQSIGEYTVITRADGNKQWAYKGMPLYYFAKDAKPGDKLGQGVGGVWAVARP; from the coding sequence ATGAAGGCACTGATTTCCGCCACCGCCATTGCCGCCGCGCTGCTGGCAGGCTGCTCCACCCAACAACCGCAAACCAACGCGGACATGGCCAAGGCCGGCGCTGGCGCCCCCAGCACGCCCACCGTGGCCACCGACGGCACGCTGATCGGCCCGGATGGCCGCACGCTGTACGTCTACTCGCGCGATGCGCGCGGCAGCGGCAAATCGGCATGCGTGGACCAGTGCGCCGCCAACTGGCCGCCGCTGGGCGTGGCCAGCACCGCGCAGTCGATCGGTGAATACACCGTGATCACCCGCGCCGATGGCAACAAGCAGTGGGCTTACAAGGGCATGCCGCTGTACTACTTCGCCAAAGACGCCAAGCCAGGCGACAAGCTCGGCCAGGGTGTGGGCGGCGTCTGGGCCGTGGCACGTCCCTGA